Proteins encoded by one window of Engraulis encrasicolus isolate BLACKSEA-1 chromosome 21, IST_EnEncr_1.0, whole genome shotgun sequence:
- the LOC134438091 gene encoding AH receptor-interacting protein-like has protein sequence MSSIHIYGPRIRCNEIAVELRADGIQKKVISPGRGELSSFIDGTKVKFHYRTSLCDGTVLDVSRTAECQNNPMELIMGKKFKLTVWERIVTTMRDSGEGEIAEFTCDVKHTSLYPLVSQSLRNIRDGKDPLEGQRHCCGIAQIHSHHHTGHHDSGQANSQPLVFTLDLVQILTPGSFQLDIWAMTDEEKLGAVPQIHERGNVLFQQGDLVGAAKNYYNAIACLCDGVSVPGIGKCWTNTSKDGR, from the exons atgtcttctatacacatctatggtccACGCATTCGCTG CAACGAGATCGCTGTTGAGCTCAGGGCGGACGGAATACAGAAGAAAGTTATCAGCCCAGGCAGAGGGGAATTGTCTTCATTTATCGATGGAACTAAGGTGAAATTTCACTATCGCACCAGCCTCTGCGATGGCACCGTGCTGGATGTTTCCCGTACGGCAGAATGCCAGAACAACCCCATGGAGCTTATCATGGGGAAGAAATTCAAGTTAACCGTTTGGGAGCGTATAGTCACCACTATGAGggatagtggg gAGGGTGAAATCGCAGAATTCACCTGTGATGTGAAACACACGTCGCTGTACCCTCTGGTCTCCCAGTCCCTAAGGAACATCAGGGATGGCAAAGATCCTCTGGAGGGCCAGAGGCACTGCTGTGGCATCGCCCAGATACACTCTCACCACCACACAGGCCATCACGATTCGGGGCAGGCCAACTCCCAGCCTCTGGTCTTCACCCTGGACCTCGTACAGATCTTGACCCCAGGCTCCTTCCAGCTGGATATCTGGGCCATGACGGACGAAGAGAAGCTGGGCGCCGTGCCACAGATCCATGAACGGGGCAACGTGCTCTTCCAACAAGGTGACTTGGTGGGAGCTGCCAAAAATTACTATAATGCCATCGCTTgcctgtgtgacggag TATCGGtccctggtatcggcaagtgttggACGAATACGAGTAAGGACGGGAGGTAA
- the LOC134437595 gene encoding microsomal triglyceride transfer protein-like, giving the protein MDRNLISVGIVAQKVKSSCTKCPKLMDVWRNVKRDLEPGNLSKATAPRSFITLIQSLRKASTADILKVLANCSKTSLPQLVDAVTSAQTPASLEAILEFLDFSKKEGLVLQERFLYACGFASHPNEKMLQSLLDISNGKIGSTDIKESVVIIMGALVRKLCLKGGCELPTVERVKKMLLDGVERARQEAEVQVYLLALKNAVLPEAIPLLTRYAESAKGAFSTIAITALQRYDTALISKEVKLALSRVYHQNRRIYEKNIRVAAADVILGSKPTYVEVQNLLLSIGHLPREMNKYMVMKVEDILRFEMPASGIVRQVMRDMISHNYDRFAKMGSSSSYSGYTARTSDVTSTYSLDILYSGSGILRRSNMNIFALSNSALLHGLQVAIEAQGMESLIRATPDEGEEKLEAFAGMSALLFDVQLRPVTFFKGYNDLMSKIFSVSADPISVVRGLILLTDHSQVIQLQSGLRASAEFQGGLAIDISGGMEVSLWYRESKTSINNRGALVVVGNMTVDVADSAASAGMEVSFETEASLDFITTVQFADYPFNVCMQMEKATFPFRETVTRYERLRLPKGKEFLSRRVRSQLVPGSEFPLHQANSDMCNRIHGDGDEDGDSDW; this is encoded by the exons ATGGACAGGAATTTGATTTCAGTAGGCATCGTGGCCCAGAAAGTCAAGAGCAGCTGCACAAAATGTCCTAAG CTGATGGATGTTTGGCGGAATGTGAAGAGGGATCTGGAGCCAGGGAATTTGTCTAAAGCCACTGCCCCTCGCAGCTTCATCACCCTCATCCAAAGCCTGAGGAAAGCCAGCACTGCAGACATCCTGAAGGTGTTGGCCAACTGCAGCAAGACATCCCT GCCTCAGCTAGTGGATGCAGTTACATCTGCTCAAACGCCAGCGTCTCTGGAGGCCATCTTGGAATTTCTGGACTTCTCCAAGAAAGAAGGACTGGTTCTTCAGGAGCGTTTCCTGTATGCTTGTGGCTTTGCCTCTCACCCAAATGAGAAGATGCTACAGTCTCTTCTGGATATTTCAAATGGGAAGATCGGCAGCACTGACATCAAGGAGTCTGTGGTGATCATTATGGGCGCTTTGGTCAGAAAGCTTTGTCTGAAAGGAGGATGTGAACTACCG accGTAGAACGTGTGAAGAAGATGCTCCTGGACGGTGTAGAGCGCGCTCGGCAGGAGGCTGAGGTCCAGGTGTACCTGCTGGCCCTGAAAAACGCTGTGCTACCCGAGGCCATCCCACTGCTGACCAGATACGCAGAGTCTGCAAAGGGAGCCTTTAGCACCATTGCCATCACCGCCTTGCAAAGATACGACACTGCCCTAATATCCAAAGAGGTCAAGCTTGCCCTCAGCCGCGTCTACCACCAGAACCGGCGGATTTACGAGAAGAACATCAGGGTGGCTGCGGCCGACGTCATCCTTGGCAGTAAGCCAACATACGTGGAAGTCCAGAACCTCTTGCTGTCTATTGGTCACCTCCCACGAGAAATGAATAAGTACATGGTCATGAAGGTCGAGGACATCCTCCGCTTTGAAATGCCTGCCAGCGGCATCGTTCGTCAGGTCATGAGGGACATGATTTCTCACAACTACGACCGATTTGCCAAGATGGGGTCGTCGTCTTCTTATTCTGGCTACACGGCAAGGACCTCCGATGTCACGTCCACCTACAGTCTGGACATCCTGTATTCCGGTTCCGGAATCCTGAGGAGGAGCAACATGAATATCTTTGCCCTGAGCAACAGCGCCCTCCTCCATGGCCTTCAG GTCGCTATTGAGGCCCAGGGTATGGAGTCTTTGATAAGAGCCACTCCTGACGAGGGCGAGGAGAAACTGGAGGCGTTTGCCGGCATGTCCGCCCTCCTATTTGACGTCCAGCTCCGACCTGTGACCTTCTTCAAGGGCTACAATGACCTCATGTCCAAAATCTTCTCCGTGTCCGCAGACCCCATCAGTGTGGTGAGGGGCCTGATCCTTCTGACAGATCACTCTCAG GTCATCCAGCTGCAGTCCGGGCTGAGAGCCAGCGCGGAGTTCCAGGGAGGCCTGGCCATCGACATCTCCGGGGGCATGGAGGTCAGCCTCTGGTACCGCGAGTCCAAGACCAGCATCAACAACAGGGGAGCGCTGGTGGTGGTCGGCAACATGACCGTGGACGTCGCAGACTCCGCAGCCAGCGCTGGGATGGAGGTGAGTTTCGAGACGGAGGCGTCTCTGGACTTCATCACCACGGTCCAGTTCGCCGACTACCCCTTCAACGTGTGCATGCAGATGGAAAAGGCCACCTTCCCTTTCAGAGAGACTGTCACCAGGTACGAGAGGCTGCGGCTGCCTAAGGGAAAGGAGTTCCTCTCTCGTCGCGTCCGGAGCCAGCTGGTACCCGGATCGGAATTCCCGCTGCACCAGGCCAACTCTGACATGTGCAACCGTAtccatggagatggagatgaagatggagatAGCGATTGGTGA
- the emc4 gene encoding ER membrane protein complex subunit 4, whose protein sequence is MSSPGGQGGGALSTRGGAGARRMKWALELSLGNTRRDRQGGQGDVMYPIGYSDKPVPDTSVQETDRNLVEKRCWDVALGPLKQIPMNLFIMYMSGNTISIFPIMMVCMMAWRPIQALMAISATFKLLESSSQQWLQGLTYLVGNLLGAALAIYKCQSMGLLPTHSSDWLAFIEPPQRLEIMGGGMVL, encoded by the exons ATGTCGTCTCCAGGTGGGCAGGGTGGAGGAGCGTTGTCCACCCGAggtggggcaggagctcgcaggATGAAGTGGGCCCTGGAGCTCAGTCTCGGCAACACGCG TCGTGACCGTCAAGGTGGCCAGGGGGATGTGATGTACCCCATCGGCTACTCGGACAAGCCTGTGCCAGACACTAGCGTCCAGGAGACCGACCGGAACCTGGTGGAGAAG AGGTGCTGGGACGTGGCCCTGGGCCCCCTGAAGCAGATCCCCATGAACCTGTTCATCATGTACATGTCGGGCAACACCATCTCCATCTTCCCCATCATGATGGTCTGCATGATGGCTTGGAGGCCCATACAGGCACTCATGGCCATCTCTGCCA cctTTAAACTGCTGGAGAGTTCTAGCCAGCAGTGGCTGCAGGGTCTCACCTACCTTGTGGGAAACCTCCTTGGCGCTGCATTGGCTATCTACAAGTGTCAATCAATGGGCCTCTTGCCAACACACTCATCTGATTGGCTAGCCTTCATAGAACCTCCCCAG cgACTGGAAATTATGGGAGGAGGAATGGTGTTATGA
- the LOC134437596 gene encoding microsomal triglyceride transfer protein-like: MVYWKMGKVRSLFSTKGEPTTIRNLKRGLASMLMVQLRGGMMLEADVSGKCVVDYKVTKGNQVTRIKNLYTCKTTETGGFTTHSPVLGVTSQSSSVTSITLENNFIKSALAEETHTLSVNVRHSMSARIMSR; encoded by the coding sequence ATGGTGTACTGGAAGATGGGGAAGGTGAGGAGTCTCTTCTCCACCAAGGGAGAGCCTACGACCATCAGGAATCTGAAGAGAGGTCTAGCCAGCATGCTCATGGTGCAGCTTAGGGGCGGAATGATGCTTGAGGCTGACGTTTCCGGCAAGTGTGTCGTTGACTACAAGGTTACGAAGGGGAATCAGGTGACCCGAATTAAAAACCTGTACACCTGCAAAACCACAGAGACTGGCGGCTTCACCACTCACAGTCCGGTGCTGGGCGTTACCAGTCAGTCAAGCTCAGTCACCTCCATTACTCTGGAGAATAACTTCATCAAGTCAGCCTTGGCTGAAGAGACGCACACCCTGTCTGTCAACGTTCGCCATTCCATGTCCGCACGCATTATGTCCAGGTGA